A genomic stretch from Candidatus Thiothrix anitrata includes:
- a CDS encoding pseudouridine synthase, translating to MTIELLHVDDALLVVEKPAGLLSVPGRGEDKQDCLISRVQVDFPDALIVHRLDMGTSGLMVLARGKAMERALSIAFQQRQVHKCYQAVVSGCLQPLSGEVNLPLITDWPNRPRQMVCFERGKASCTRYQVLNYDAPSDTTRVALEPVTGRTHQLRVHLQALQHPILGDELYASAAVCAQAPRLLLHASQIRLPHPLTGAMLSVNSAVPF from the coding sequence ATGACAATTGAGCTTTTGCATGTCGATGATGCGCTGCTGGTGGTGGAAAAACCAGCGGGGTTGTTGTCCGTTCCCGGTCGGGGTGAAGATAAGCAGGATTGTTTGATTAGTCGGGTGCAGGTGGATTTCCCGGATGCGTTGATTGTGCATCGTTTGGACATGGGCACGTCGGGTTTGATGGTGTTGGCGCGGGGTAAAGCGATGGAGCGGGCGTTAAGCATCGCGTTTCAGCAACGCCAAGTGCATAAATGTTATCAGGCGGTGGTGAGCGGTTGCTTGCAGCCGTTGAGTGGGGAGGTCAATTTACCGCTGATTACCGATTGGCCGAATCGCCCGCGTCAGATGGTGTGTTTTGAGCGTGGTAAAGCCTCATGTACTCGTTATCAAGTGCTGAATTATGATGCGCCGAGTGATACCACGCGAGTGGCATTAGAGCCAGTGACCGGGCGCACCCATCAATTGCGGGTGCATTTGCAAGCATTGCAGCACCCGATTTTGGGGGATGAGTTGTACGCGAGTGCAGCGGTTTGCGCCCAAGCCCCGCGTTTGTTGTTGCACGCTAGTCAGATTCGTTTGCCGCACCCGTTGACGGGCGCGATGCTTTCGGTCAATAGTGCTGTCCCGTTTTAA
- the murB gene encoding UDP-N-acetylmuramate dehydrogenase: MQIRENVSLKALNTFGLEAKARYFCVLRKLGGVRSIMQWAAQHPDLPMMFLGGGSNLLLVDDFPGLMVHVRLLRREVLGQDQDYVYVRGAAGENWHDFVRWTIEQGFAGLENLSLIPGTVGAAPMQNIGAYGVEAKDCIYEVQALDWRTGEIREFSQAECQFGYRDSYFKSVEPGRWLIVTVVFRLPHQPQWKMDYAGVREQLEGKTLNARVISDAIMHIRRSKLPDPAEIGNAGSFFKNPVVSPLQWANLQAQYPAIPGWTHGEGVKLSAGWLIDQCGWKGQREGDAGTYSKHALVLVNHGNATGQQVWAFAQKIMASVQEKFGVGLEAEPNIIF, translated from the coding sequence ATGCAAATTCGTGAAAATGTCAGCCTGAAAGCTTTGAATACCTTCGGTTTGGAGGCAAAAGCGCGTTATTTTTGTGTATTACGCAAACTCGGTGGGGTGCGCAGTATTATGCAGTGGGCGGCGCAACACCCTGATTTACCCATGATGTTTTTGGGTGGTGGCAGTAATTTGCTGTTGGTGGATGATTTTCCGGGCTTGATGGTGCATGTGCGTTTATTGCGGCGTGAAGTGCTGGGGCAGGATCAGGATTACGTTTATGTACGTGGTGCGGCGGGTGAAAATTGGCACGACTTTGTGCGCTGGACGATTGAGCAGGGTTTTGCAGGTTTGGAGAATTTATCGCTGATTCCGGGAACGGTGGGCGCGGCTCCGATGCAAAATATTGGTGCGTATGGGGTCGAAGCGAAAGATTGCATTTATGAAGTGCAGGCGTTGGATTGGCGCACGGGGGAAATCCGTGAATTCAGTCAAGCGGAATGTCAGTTTGGCTATCGCGATAGTTATTTTAAATCAGTCGAGCCGGGGCGGTGGTTAATTGTGACGGTGGTGTTTCGTTTGCCACATCAGCCGCAGTGGAAAATGGATTATGCCGGGGTACGCGAACAGCTTGAAGGCAAAACGCTGAATGCACGTGTCATCAGTGATGCGATTATGCACATTCGGCGCAGCAAGCTCCCTGATCCGGCGGAAATCGGTAACGCGGGCAGCTTTTTCAAGAATCCGGTGGTATCGCCACTGCAATGGGCGAATTTACAAGCACAATACCCTGCTATTCCCGGTTGGACGCACGGCGAGGGTGTGAAATTATCCGCTGGTTGGCTGATTGATCAATGTGGTTGGAAAGGGCAGCGCGAAGGTGACGCAGGTACTTACAGCAAGCACGCATTGGTGTTGGTGAATCACGGTAATGCGACAGGCCAGCAGGTTTGGGCGTTTGCACAGAAGATTATGGCTTCGGTACAGGAAAAGTTTGGGGTTGGGCTAGAAGCGGAACCTAATATAATTTTCTGA
- a CDS encoding ankyrin repeat domain-containing protein — protein sequence MQVLLYNELNPQAIQGFAKWQKLMEADNLKSADVKKIGDNLYRARLNRTDRLLLAFHHYQGQRYALVLEYLKNHDYAGSRFLRGVAQLDEEAIPLLESVPEDVPALAYVNPQYPRFNLLDKIIAFDDVQQAIYQLTPPLVIIGSAGSGKTALTLEKMKAVAGDVLYVTLSTYLVRNARDLYYAHAYDNPQQQVDFLSFQEFLESIQIPVGKPIDFHTFAAWFARQPRSAIKDAHKLFEEFKGVITGPSVNTAYLSREQYLNLGVKQSIFLEEERAAVYAIFSSYLSFLQESGYYDSNIVSHQYVTYSSPRYDFVVVDEVQDLTNSQLYLILKALREPRGFLLCGDANQIVHPNFFSWSKVKSLFYQEMPGQGEAELIRILHTNYRNSPQVTALANRLLLLKQARFGSIDRESNYLVNSNGHVQGKVVFLQDRDTIRRELNAKTRTSTRFAVVVMHESQKLEAQQHFNTPLVFSIQEAKGLEYDNIILYNFLSAEAKRYRDVCEGVNPADLQGELNYARAKSKTDKSLETYKFYVNALYVALTRAVRDLYWIEADPQQRLLGLLGLEQAQETLNMENQGSSLEDWQREAHKLSLQGKQEQAERIRREILQQQTPKWTVYQGEALQQLHQQAIYGNDKKARLLAFEIAVVHEDAEWLRDLSLVDFKPARHPENAVKLLQQKHYLAYQAKNPQALRQQLQQFGVDFRNTFNQTPLMAAAWLGNATLVEELLERGADTDLINSQGLTAFQVALQQASKDEKYAKQVLGRVYTALEPDSISIQVDGRLLKLDKRSMEFFLLNLLVVLFYRVLPLKVIRGGGFGTQEVLDAIAHFPDYVLPKNRKQRAYLSSILSKNEMYREGAYNYKLFYRIRQGHYVFNPTLMLRVQGEWVNIYQLLPLDKLTYRALEMGNGWTKSYQEQWDQFMVRMREDLSQRLQQVQITMMNETLASLKLMCEEGLQRMNHDN from the coding sequence ATGCAAGTCTTGCTTTATAACGAATTAAATCCGCAAGCGATTCAGGGTTTTGCTAAATGGCAGAAACTCATGGAAGCGGATAATTTAAAATCCGCCGATGTCAAAAAGATCGGTGATAATCTGTATCGGGCACGATTAAATCGCACCGATCGTTTATTACTGGCATTTCATCATTATCAGGGGCAGCGTTACGCGCTAGTGCTGGAATACCTGAAAAATCACGATTATGCTGGTTCCCGGTTTTTACGCGGTGTGGCGCAACTTGATGAAGAGGCGATTCCGTTACTGGAGAGCGTGCCGGAGGATGTGCCTGCGTTGGCGTATGTGAATCCGCAGTACCCACGGTTTAACTTGCTCGACAAAATCATTGCGTTTGATGATGTGCAACAGGCGATTTATCAACTGACTCCGCCGTTGGTAATTATTGGCTCGGCAGGTAGTGGTAAAACTGCACTGACCTTAGAAAAGATGAAAGCGGTGGCGGGGGATGTGTTGTATGTAACGCTCTCGACGTATTTGGTGCGTAATGCGCGGGATTTGTATTACGCGCACGCTTACGATAATCCGCAGCAGCAGGTGGATTTTTTATCGTTTCAGGAGTTTTTGGAAAGCATTCAGATTCCGGTGGGAAAACCGATTGATTTTCACACGTTTGCGGCGTGGTTTGCGCGGCAACCGCGTTCGGCGATAAAAGACGCACACAAGTTATTTGAAGAGTTTAAAGGGGTGATTACTGGGCCATCGGTCAATACGGCATATTTGAGCCGGGAGCAATACCTGAATTTGGGGGTTAAACAGTCGATCTTTTTGGAAGAAGAACGTGCGGCAGTTTATGCTATTTTCAGTAGCTATTTGAGCTTTTTGCAGGAAAGTGGGTATTACGATAGCAATATCGTTAGCCATCAATACGTGACGTATAGCAGCCCACGTTACGATTTTGTGGTGGTGGATGAAGTTCAGGATTTAACCAATAGCCAGCTTTATTTAATTCTCAAAGCTTTACGTGAGCCGCGTGGGTTTTTATTGTGCGGCGATGCCAATCAAATTGTTCACCCCAACTTTTTTTCATGGAGCAAGGTTAAAAGCCTGTTTTACCAAGAAATGCCGGGGCAGGGTGAGGCGGAGTTGATCCGTATTTTGCACACCAATTACCGTAATTCCCCGCAGGTAACGGCATTGGCAAACCGTTTATTGCTGTTAAAGCAGGCGCGGTTTGGCTCTATTGACCGCGAAAGCAATTATTTGGTGAATAGTAACGGGCATGTGCAGGGCAAAGTGGTGTTTTTGCAAGATCGCGACACTATCCGTCGTGAGTTAAACGCCAAGACCCGCACCTCAACGCGTTTTGCGGTGGTGGTCATGCACGAATCGCAAAAGCTGGAAGCGCAACAGCATTTTAATACGCCGCTGGTGTTTTCGATCCAAGAAGCCAAGGGTTTGGAGTACGACAATATTATCTTGTACAACTTTCTCAGTGCCGAAGCTAAGCGATATCGGGATGTGTGCGAGGGGGTTAATCCAGCCGATTTGCAAGGTGAGTTAAATTATGCGCGGGCAAAGAGTAAAACGGATAAGTCATTAGAAACATACAAGTTTTATGTCAATGCTTTGTACGTGGCGTTAACCCGTGCGGTACGTGATCTGTATTGGATTGAAGCCGATCCGCAGCAGCGTTTATTGGGTTTGCTAGGTTTGGAGCAAGCTCAGGAAACCTTGAATATGGAAAATCAGGGTTCAAGCTTGGAGGATTGGCAGCGTGAAGCCCATAAGCTGAGCCTACAAGGTAAACAGGAACAGGCGGAGCGGATTCGGCGCGAAATTTTGCAACAGCAAACACCCAAGTGGACGGTCTATCAGGGTGAGGCTTTGCAGCAGTTACACCAGCAGGCCATTTATGGCAATGACAAAAAAGCCCGCTTGCTTGCTTTTGAAATAGCTGTGGTGCATGAAGATGCCGAATGGTTGCGGGATTTGTCATTGGTGGATTTCAAACCTGCACGTCACCCGGAAAACGCAGTTAAATTGCTGCAACAGAAGCATTATCTGGCATATCAGGCAAAAAACCCGCAAGCATTACGCCAGCAACTTCAGCAGTTTGGGGTGGATTTCCGTAATACTTTTAACCAAACGCCGTTAATGGCGGCAGCATGGTTGGGCAATGCAACTTTGGTGGAGGAGTTACTGGAGCGTGGTGCGGATACCGACCTGATCAATAGCCAAGGTTTAACCGCATTTCAGGTGGCATTGCAGCAGGCGAGTAAAGATGAAAAGTATGCCAAACAAGTGTTGGGGCGGGTATATACCGCGTTAGAACCGGATAGCATCAGTATTCAGGTGGATGGGCGTTTGCTCAAGTTGGATAAGCGCAGCATGGAGTTTTTCCTGCTGAACTTGTTGGTAGTGTTGTTTTATCGGGTGTTGCCGTTAAAAGTGATCAGGGGTGGCGGCTTCGGTACGCAAGAAGTGTTGGATGCGATTGCCCACTTCCCAGATTATGTTTTACCGAAAAATCGTAAACAACGCGCTTATTTATCGTCGATTTTGTCGAAAAATGAGATGTATCGCGAGGGAGCCTACAACTACAAATTGTTTTATCGGATACGTCAGGGGCATTACGTGTTTAACCCCACTTTGATGCTGCGGGTGCAAGGCGAATGGGTGAATATTTACCAATTATTACCATTGGATAAGCTCACTTATCGTGCACTTGAAATGGGTAACGGTTGGACGAAAAGCTACCAAGAGCAGTGGGATCAATTTATGGTGCGGATGCGCGAAGACCTGAGTCAGCGTTTGCAACAAGTACAGATAACAATGATGAATGAAACCTTGGCTAGCTTGAAACTCATGTGTGAGGAAGGTTTGCAGCGTATGAACCATGACAATTGA